A single genomic interval of Leptospira montravelensis harbors:
- a CDS encoding DUF445 domain-containing protein, translated as MIPFTYGFVGWVTNWLALKMTFYPIQFVGIPPYLGWQGIIPRKAHKMASKSVDVITERLLNIKEVFLKVDPKKAELVFLPALESSIRYTMKEFSDTLDPKLWDMIPQVVKEEIYHKVKRESGVTIRKVIRKLQNDIDSLFDVKALVLKKLSGKNVGLVVELFKEVGAPEFRFIERSGFYFGFLLGFVQMIFMIYFPLVWTLPIQGVIVGYLTNYLALEMIFRPLLPKKFLGIFTYQGLFLKRQSEVSRLYAKLVSEKILTPKNILSELIFGKASDDIINIIRKEVISHVDTVTFLAKPALFAAGKIEEFDAAKERIAVAMADNAVEKSFHLEEYLGEALEIETMMGDRMSALPPKEFESILRSAFQEDELLLILVGAALGAMVGWFQMVFLV; from the coding sequence ATGATTCCCTTTACCTACGGATTTGTTGGATGGGTGACTAACTGGCTTGCCCTAAAAATGACGTTTTATCCCATCCAATTTGTGGGAATTCCCCCTTACTTAGGGTGGCAGGGCATCATACCAAGAAAAGCCCATAAAATGGCGAGTAAGTCGGTGGATGTCATCACCGAACGCCTTCTCAACATCAAAGAAGTATTTTTAAAAGTAGATCCCAAAAAGGCAGAATTGGTATTTTTGCCAGCTTTAGAGTCTAGCATACGCTATACGATGAAAGAGTTTTCAGATACACTCGATCCAAAACTTTGGGATATGATCCCCCAAGTAGTCAAAGAAGAAATTTACCATAAAGTCAAACGAGAAAGTGGTGTTACCATTAGAAAGGTGATTCGAAAACTCCAAAATGATATCGATTCCTTATTTGATGTAAAGGCCTTAGTGTTAAAAAAACTTTCAGGTAAAAATGTTGGCCTCGTGGTTGAACTTTTTAAAGAAGTGGGGGCTCCTGAATTTCGCTTCATTGAAAGATCAGGGTTTTATTTTGGATTTTTACTTGGGTTTGTCCAAATGATATTTATGATTTATTTTCCATTGGTTTGGACTCTACCCATCCAAGGTGTGATTGTTGGATACCTAACCAATTACCTTGCTTTGGAAATGATCTTTCGTCCTCTTTTGCCTAAAAAGTTTTTAGGAATTTTTACTTACCAAGGTTTGTTTTTAAAAAGACAATCCGAGGTTTCCAGGTTATATGCAAAACTCGTGAGCGAAAAAATCCTCACGCCGAAAAATATATTATCGGAACTTATTTTTGGAAAGGCTTCTGATGATATTATAAACATCATTCGGAAGGAAGTAATCTCTCATGTGGATACGGTTACCTTCCTTGCCAAACCAGCGTTATTTGCTGCTGGGAAAATCGAAGAGTTTGATGCGGCAAAAGAAAGGATCGCTGTGGCAATGGCAGACAATGCAGTTGAAAAATCATTTCACTTAGAAGAATATTTAGGGGAAGCTTTAGAAATTGAAACAATGATGGGGGACAGAATGTCCGCACTTCCACCAAAGGAATTTGAATCTATTTTAAGATCTGCCTTTCAAGAAGATGAACTTTTGTTAATTTTAGTGGGTGCTGCACTTGGTGCAATGGTCGGTTGGTTTCAAATGGTATTTCTTGTATGA
- a CDS encoding NAD-dependent epimerase/dehydratase family protein, with amino-acid sequence MTKTILITGGSGVLGKQLLFGLIDDFKIIAIGKNYSNFPDSLRFHKNFKFYERDLSKIHSIDELMIPEPIDLILHLAAVVSGIKVTEEVYHQINVYSTKLLVEFAKSKNVPHFGFVSSVSVYGSKEVSLEIGSERTGKSIYAKTKAMAEDYVLHSGKPYSVFRMASIYGKGTKSFISKLRSLIKLKIYPYISSDRKKSLIHIDDATKALVIWTKQTLNGKPPQPVYVFSHPEFVTVNQVIRTFQELKIIGKFLIPIPVGGFWGKLVEWIFRLISYVRQKPFHGSPLQPLLESVAVYDAQSFANLGFFPERDLRKGLTDYQ; translated from the coding sequence ATGACAAAAACAATTCTAATCACCGGAGGAAGTGGTGTTTTAGGAAAACAACTTTTATTTGGATTGATTGATGATTTTAAAATCATCGCCATTGGAAAAAATTATTCCAATTTTCCAGACTCCCTTCGTTTTCATAAAAATTTTAAGTTCTACGAGAGAGATCTTTCTAAAATACATTCTATCGATGAATTGATGATTCCCGAACCGATTGATTTGATCCTTCATTTAGCCGCAGTGGTATCTGGAATCAAAGTTACCGAAGAAGTTTACCACCAAATCAATGTTTATTCCACAAAACTTCTTGTAGAATTTGCAAAATCAAAAAACGTTCCCCACTTTGGATTTGTTAGTTCAGTTTCTGTTTATGGATCAAAAGAAGTCAGTTTAGAAATTGGCAGTGAAAGGACAGGAAAATCCATATATGCAAAAACAAAGGCTATGGCTGAAGATTACGTACTACATTCTGGAAAACCATATTCAGTATTTCGAATGGCAAGTATTTATGGAAAAGGAACAAAAAGTTTTATTTCCAAATTACGCTCTTTAATCAAACTAAAAATATATCCTTATATTTCTTCCGATCGCAAAAAATCCCTAATTCATATCGATGATGCTACGAAAGCCCTAGTAATATGGACCAAACAAACATTAAATGGAAAACCTCCACAACCAGTTTATGTGTTTTCGCATCCTGAATTTGTGACAGTAAACCAAGTCATTCGAACCTTCCAAGAACTGAAAATCATAGGAAAGTTTTTAATACCCATCCCAGTAGGCGGATTTTGGGGGAAATTAGTGGAATGGATTTTCCGATTGATTTCCTATGTAAGGCAAAAACCCTTTCACGGCTCTCCCCTCCAACCGCTATTAGAATCCGTGGCAGTTTACGATGCCCAATCTTTTGCAAATTTAGGATTTTTTCCAGAACGAGATTTACGAAAAGGTCTCACTGACTATCAATAA